In Planctomycetota bacterium, a genomic segment contains:
- a CDS encoding histidinol phosphate phosphatase domain-containing protein — protein LIPAELWRRAQVMGYRFLGITDHVDASNFEMVFAHLKAAAQSLNNSAPPYLIPGLEFTHLPPALIGPLTAKARALGVPLIVIHGETLAEPVAPGTNLAALEADIDILAHPGLITLEEAALAREKDIFLEISARKGHCLANGHVARMALEVGASLIVDTDSHAPGDLIFRQHAERIARGAGLTDTEIQTLFTNAESLARRLAGV, from the coding sequence CTCATCCCCGCGGAGCTCTGGCGCCGGGCCCAGGTCATGGGCTACCGCTTTCTGGGCATCACCGACCACGTGGACGCGTCCAACTTCGAGATGGTCTTTGCCCATCTTAAGGCCGCGGCCCAGAGCCTCAATAACAGCGCACCCCCTTATCTCATCCCCGGCCTGGAGTTCACCCATCTGCCCCCGGCTTTGATCGGCCCCTTAACCGCCAAGGCCCGGGCCCTGGGCGTGCCCCTCATCGTTATCCACGGTGAGACCCTGGCCGAACCCGTGGCCCCGGGGACCAACCTCGCGGCCCTGGAGGCGGACATCGACATCCTGGCCCACCCCGGCCTGATTACCTTGGAAGAAGCCGCGCTGGCCCGAGAAAAGGACATCTTTCTGGAGATTTCCGCGCGCAAAGGCCACTGCCTGGCTAACGGCCACGTAGCCCGGATGGCCCTGGAAGTGGGCGCTTCCCTCATCGTCGACACCGACAGCCACGCGCCCGGGGACCTCATTTTCCGGCAGCACGCGGAACGCATCGCCCGGGGCGCGGGCCTCACCGACACCGAAATCCAAACCCTCTTCACCAACGCCGAATCCCTGGCCCGCCGGTTAGCGGGCGTGTAG
- a CDS encoding ComF family protein, with the protein MQHRGFNQALLLARAFPEAEIGRETLARVRYTVPQVGLNPKERRDNVRRAFAVPRPEEVKGKNVLLVDDLYTTGATVRECARVLRRAGAKRVEVLTVARVKHE; encoded by the coding sequence TTGCAGCACCGGGGATTCAACCAGGCCCTGCTCCTGGCCCGGGCCTTCCCGGAGGCCGAGATAGGACGGGAAACCCTGGCCCGGGTGCGCTACACCGTGCCCCAGGTCGGCCTCAACCCCAAGGAGCGCCGGGACAACGTGCGCCGGGCCTTTGCCGTGCCCCGGCCCGAAGAAGTCAAAGGCAAGAACGTCCTCCTGGTGGACGATCTCTACACCACCGGGGCCACGGTCCGGGAATGCGCCCGGGTGCTCAGGCGGGCCGGGGCCAAGCGGGTGGAGGTCCTCACCGTGGCGAGGGTGAAGCATGAATGA
- a CDS encoding DUF3644 domain-containing protein — translation MKKKRSIYSRKLQLIRSSREAALAAIQIYNNPLIVFKTENYIVLMNIAWTYLLHAYYRSQKIEYRYFQTVKKRRKFEKLEGQYKYWELSRCLRYEKCPLDKDTKNNLYFLIGLRDQIVHKQAVELDTYLSGRYQACALNYNYYLKHLFGEKYGLDENLSYSIQFAELTFQQAESFADTKLSIPNSIKAYIAQFDNSLSQGEFDSDRYSYRINFTKKLAGKPGQADRVFEFIDPKSELAQNIAKEYWVKQEVERPKFLPSEVVKIAVDAGFKSFNIRQHALLWQAEDAKNPSKGYGIMVSKTWYWYQRWVDFVLSYLEKTAPETKMQA, via the coding sequence ATAAAGAAGAAAAGGTCAATATATTCTCGGAAACTTCAACTAATTCGGAGTTCAAGAGAAGCTGCCCTTGCGGCGATCCAGATATATAATAATCCTTTGATCGTCTTCAAAACAGAAAATTATATAGTACTTATGAATATCGCATGGACATACCTTTTACATGCGTATTATAGGTCCCAGAAAATTGAATATCGTTATTTTCAAACCGTTAAAAAGCGCAGAAAATTTGAAAAACTAGAAGGTCAATATAAATATTGGGAACTATCGAGATGTCTCCGTTATGAAAAATGTCCCTTAGACAAAGATACTAAAAACAATTTATATTTTTTAATAGGACTAAGGGATCAGATTGTTCACAAACAGGCAGTTGAATTGGATACCTATTTATCAGGAAGATATCAAGCTTGTGCATTAAATTATAATTATTATCTCAAACATCTTTTCGGTGAAAAATATGGTCTTGATGAAAATCTATCTTATAGCATTCAGTTTGCTGAGCTAACTTTTCAACAAGCAGAAAGTTTTGCTGACACAAAGCTATCAATACCCAACTCAATTAAGGCATATATCGCTCAGTTTGATAATTCTCTATCTCAAGGAGAATTTGATAGCGATAGATACTCCTACCGAATTAATTTTACAAAAAAATTGGCAGGCAAGCCGGGTCAAGCAGACAGAGTATTTGAATTTATTGACCCAAAATCGGAGTTAGCTCAAAATATTGCAAAGGAGTACTGGGTTAAACAAGAAGTTGAAAGACCAAAATTCTTGCCAAGCGAAGTAGTCAAAATTGCCGTAGATGCTGGATTTAAGAGCTTCAATATAAGACAACATGCTTTATTATGGCAGGCGGAGGATGCCAAGAATCCATCAAAAGGATATGGTATTATGGTAAGTAAAACTTGGTATTGGTATCAAAGATGGGTTGATTTTGTGCTAAGTTATTTAGAAAAGACAGCACCAGAAACTAAGATGCAAGCATAA